In Luteolibacter arcticus, a genomic segment contains:
- a CDS encoding helix-turn-helix transcriptional regulator: protein MAHSSDQDILNVLDAAGPQWAELQAWRVTPIESSANGAITVHGPAFIYRWENGLGPVKVSFWSQQEGRIASGPGHLLAIEPGLGTIRLKLPGREPMVIGAVEPAIYQQIGELTAEAQSSVQGQGGERWSRDLIILSAAMKLAALTREAAATASAPDRGTKRSPRKDQLVTQLHEWLRPNLEKSVKLGDAAKRFDKSPRQLIRILKETTGAGFAEHLTMHRLTLARALLMRSGQSVMEVARASGFNSREQFIRSFNKAFGWTPLQFRKAWNQAALSDAELVQLCQVSERSAVDWLPAGSVASSPDEDHEGEPHTVVVANALHDIVELFWVTPQGKRARIDVLERGGMVFVNRDTGGSCWIIRVPVSGKERYFRTPDDHALAVVTAELLV from the coding sequence ATGGCTCACAGTTCAGATCAAGACATCCTCAACGTCCTCGACGCCGCCGGCCCGCAGTGGGCCGAACTGCAGGCATGGAGGGTGACGCCCATCGAGTCGTCGGCCAACGGAGCGATCACCGTCCACGGCCCGGCCTTCATCTACCGGTGGGAAAACGGCCTCGGCCCCGTGAAGGTGTCGTTCTGGTCACAGCAGGAAGGCCGCATCGCCAGTGGCCCCGGCCATCTGCTCGCGATCGAGCCCGGCCTCGGCACCATCCGCCTGAAGCTGCCCGGCCGCGAACCCATGGTCATCGGCGCGGTCGAGCCTGCCATCTACCAGCAGATCGGTGAACTCACCGCGGAAGCCCAGTCTTCCGTGCAGGGCCAAGGTGGCGAACGCTGGTCGCGCGACCTCATCATCTTGTCCGCCGCGATGAAACTCGCCGCGCTCACCCGCGAGGCCGCTGCCACCGCCAGCGCCCCGGACCGCGGCACCAAGCGCTCGCCGCGCAAGGACCAGCTCGTCACCCAGCTCCACGAGTGGCTGCGGCCGAACCTCGAAAAGTCGGTCAAGCTCGGCGACGCCGCCAAGCGCTTCGACAAGAGCCCGCGCCAGCTCATCCGCATTCTCAAGGAAACGACCGGTGCCGGTTTCGCCGAGCACCTCACCATGCACCGCCTGACCCTCGCCCGCGCGCTCCTCATGCGCAGCGGCCAGTCGGTCATGGAGGTCGCACGCGCTTCCGGGTTCAACAGCCGCGAGCAATTCATTCGCTCCTTCAACAAGGCCTTCGGTTGGACCCCGCTGCAGTTCCGCAAGGCATGGAACCAAGCCGCTCTCAGCGACGCCGAGCTGGTCCAGCTTTGCCAGGTCTCCGAACGCTCGGCCGTCGATTGGCTCCCTGCCGGCAGCGTCGCCTCCAGCCCGGATGAAGATCACGAGGGCGAACCGCACACCGTGGTGGTGGCGAATGCGCTGCACGACATCGTCGAGCTGTTCTGGGTCACCCCGCAGGGCAAGCGCGCCCGCATCGACGTGCTGGAGCGCGGCGGCATGGTCTTCGTCAATCGCGACACCGGCGGCAGTTGCTGGATCATCCGCGTGCCGGTATCCGGCAAGGAGCGCTACTTCCGCACTCCCGACGACCACGCGCTCGCCGTGGTCACCGCGGAGCTGCTGGTGTGA
- a CDS encoding OmpH family outer membrane protein yields MMKVAAAFALALSAAAADAQAPRVAVVRVSDVFNKLDSTVKATEQTNARKAQINSDSRLVTYNELYKDLQLRRKALEENPPKIDAETRKRLAREYTIKLQEAKSVLEDFESFRSEKTREIDSEMVAGMKQRLALIHATAEKLAKEEGFDWVLDASGNTNTGVPLLLYAKKANDLTDRVLAALGPAASPPPTTNPPPPKPAPAPKNPLATGKNR; encoded by the coding sequence ATGATGAAAGTCGCCGCCGCGTTTGCCCTCGCCCTTTCCGCCGCAGCGGCCGATGCCCAGGCCCCGCGCGTGGCCGTGGTGCGGGTCTCCGACGTTTTCAACAAGCTCGACAGCACCGTGAAGGCGACGGAACAGACCAACGCCCGCAAGGCCCAGATCAACAGCGACAGCCGGCTGGTCACCTACAACGAACTCTACAAGGACCTCCAACTCCGGCGGAAAGCGCTCGAAGAGAATCCCCCGAAGATCGACGCCGAGACCCGTAAGCGGCTCGCCCGCGAATACACGATCAAGCTGCAGGAAGCCAAGTCGGTGCTGGAGGACTTCGAGAGCTTCCGCTCCGAAAAAACCCGCGAGATCGACAGCGAGATGGTCGCCGGCATGAAGCAGCGTCTCGCGCTGATCCACGCCACCGCCGAAAAGCTCGCCAAGGAAGAAGGCTTCGATTGGGTTCTGGACGCGTCCGGCAATACCAATACCGGCGTGCCGCTGCTCCTCTACGCCAAGAAAGCGAACGACCTGACCGACCGGGTGCTTGCCGCCCTCGGCCCGGCGGCATCCCCTCCGCCAACAACAAATCCCCCCCCTCCCAAGCCTGCCCCCGCGCCAAAGAATCCGCTGGCAACGGGCAAAAACCGCTGA
- a CDS encoding NAD(P)/FAD-dependent oxidoreductase, giving the protein MTQGKQRVIVLGGGVIGLCSAYYALKRGLAVTVVEREAAGGDNCSMGNAGMIVPSHFIPLAAPGMIAKGLRWMFNAESPFYIRPRLDPGLVRWAWLFYRHSTERHVAESRELLRDLNLESRRLFAELSDEEDFGLVKRGMLMLCKTSKGLDEEASVAKTAREIGIQAEVLDAAATARLDPGITMEVTGSVHFPQDCHLDPARFMAAMRRHVLALGGEIQSGVVIDTIESSGGRVVALSGGGQRFAGDQFVLACGSWSAELLRQTGLKLPLQAGKGYSLTLPAPPELPQLCSIFVEAKVAITPMDGSLRFAGTMEVGGLNLKVDPARVRGIVKSVHGYFPKFSERDFEGVKPWAGLRPVSPDGLPYLGPVPAFPNLIAATGHAMMGLSLGPVTGRLVADMLTQTKPFRPVEQMAAGRF; this is encoded by the coding sequence GTGACCCAAGGCAAGCAGCGCGTGATCGTTCTCGGCGGTGGAGTGATCGGATTGTGTTCCGCGTACTATGCGCTGAAACGCGGCCTGGCGGTCACGGTGGTCGAGCGCGAGGCGGCCGGCGGCGACAATTGCTCGATGGGCAATGCCGGGATGATCGTGCCGAGCCATTTCATCCCGCTCGCCGCGCCGGGCATGATCGCCAAGGGCCTACGCTGGATGTTCAATGCCGAGAGCCCGTTTTACATCCGACCGCGGCTCGATCCGGGGCTGGTTCGCTGGGCGTGGCTGTTTTACCGCCACTCAACCGAACGTCATGTGGCGGAATCTCGCGAGCTGCTGCGTGACTTGAATCTGGAGAGCCGCCGGCTCTTTGCAGAGCTTTCGGATGAAGAGGATTTCGGGCTGGTGAAGCGCGGCATGCTGATGCTGTGCAAGACGTCCAAAGGCCTCGACGAGGAAGCGTCGGTCGCCAAAACCGCCCGTGAGATCGGCATTCAGGCGGAGGTGCTGGATGCCGCCGCCACGGCCCGTCTCGATCCCGGCATCACGATGGAGGTGACCGGCTCGGTGCATTTTCCGCAGGACTGCCACCTCGATCCGGCCCGCTTCATGGCGGCGATGCGCCGCCACGTGCTCGCGCTGGGTGGAGAGATTCAAAGCGGCGTGGTGATCGACACCATCGAGTCAAGTGGAGGAAGGGTTGTCGCATTGAGCGGTGGGGGACAGCGCTTCGCCGGTGATCAGTTTGTCCTCGCCTGCGGATCGTGGAGTGCCGAGCTGCTGCGCCAAACCGGTCTCAAGCTGCCGCTACAGGCCGGCAAGGGCTACTCGCTCACGTTGCCGGCTCCGCCGGAGCTTCCCCAGCTTTGCTCGATCTTCGTCGAGGCAAAGGTCGCGATCACGCCGATGGACGGCAGCCTGAGATTCGCCGGCACCATGGAGGTCGGCGGGCTCAACCTGAAGGTCGATCCGGCGCGGGTGCGCGGCATCGTGAAGTCGGTGCATGGCTACTTTCCGAAGTTCTCGGAACGGGATTTCGAAGGCGTGAAACCGTGGGCCGGACTGCGTCCGGTGTCGCCGGATGGCTTGCCTTATCTCGGGCCGGTGCCGGCCTTTCCGAATCTGATCGCCGCCACGGGGCATGCGATGATGGGGCTGAGCCTGGGACCGGTGACGGGACGGCTGGTGGCGGACATGCTGACCCAGACGAAGCCATTCCGGCCGGTCGAGCAGATGGCGGCGGGGAGGTTTTGA
- the secA gene encoding preprotein translocase subunit SecA, whose amino-acid sequence MIKWILQKIVGSKNQRELRRIRPTVERIKEIEEALQREPEEKLREMTAKWQDSLARYHELKVAPKPALLRMDADGLAEAAAYMNGRLQRLRDDFPNLPAKVEPTAESIEAAKAAFHEIEGDFIKLRASYLEKILPEAYAVVKNAARRMCGTEISVCDQPLKWEMVHFDTQLVGGIALHRGMIAEMMTGEGKTLVATLPVYLNALTGLGVHVITVNDYLARRDSDWMGALFRYLGLTIGCIQNQMPPWDRREHYGCDITYGTNSEFGFDYLRDNGMASTKDEQVQHSHYFAIIDEVDSILIDEARTPLIISGPSSVSSHQFDKYKPLVEQIVRAQTVLCNDLMTEAKKAQEAGDLETAGRALFKVKLGQPRNRQLMRMMQEPDMRRLIEKTELSFYQDAQKKELFALKEELYFTIDEKSHDSDLMEKGRDYLSPDDPEAFVLPDIGTLFADIETDASLTDEDRVARKEAAQQKLDSQAEKMHNISQLLKAYCVYEKDVQYVVEEGKVVIVDENTGRKMAGRRWSDGLHQAVEAKEGVAIEKETQTFATITIQNYFRLYEKLAGMTGTAETEAAEFSDIYKLDVLPIPANRPNQRKDENDQVFKTRREKYNAVIKKIEDAHAKGQPVLVGTASVDASETVSRMLKRSKIPHTVLNAKFHMQEAEIIANAGQRGAVTISTNMAGRGTDIKLGEGVADLGGLFVMGTERYESRRVDRQLRGRCARQGDPGLSQFYISFEDDLMRNFAAADRMTSMMERFGMQEGEALEHSWLNKSVETAQKRVEQRNYTWRKRVLEFDDVMNKQREVVYGYRNEVLGTEEPRDLVNEIIEKVIPQKVESFLADRDDANPDYNELLHWVNTTLPIPFTAEDLEATAKTAEDISNTLVARVKEAYSHRVDGLPPEILDMEERRMMLAAIDRQWQAHLYNMDALREGVHLRAQGQKDPLVEYKVEAYELFSLLMANIEQEALQNLFRSAGNLEAILRQLHGMPQELHGGEESSSRGPGPALLQESDTGEIKINLPKRRPPSFNIGGTPDSEPNRNAPCPCGSGKKFKQCCGKEA is encoded by the coding sequence ATGATCAAGTGGATCCTTCAGAAAATCGTCGGCTCGAAGAACCAGCGCGAATTGCGCCGGATCCGCCCGACCGTCGAGCGCATCAAGGAAATCGAGGAAGCCCTGCAGCGGGAACCCGAGGAAAAGCTGCGTGAAATGACCGCCAAGTGGCAGGACTCGCTGGCCCGCTACCACGAGCTGAAAGTCGCGCCCAAGCCGGCGCTCCTGCGCATGGATGCCGACGGACTGGCCGAGGCCGCCGCCTACATGAACGGCCGCCTCCAGCGCCTGCGTGACGATTTCCCGAACCTGCCGGCCAAGGTCGAGCCGACCGCCGAATCCATTGAAGCCGCCAAGGCCGCCTTCCATGAGATCGAGGGCGACTTCATCAAGCTCCGCGCCAGCTACCTCGAGAAGATCCTGCCCGAGGCCTACGCCGTGGTGAAAAACGCCGCCCGCCGCATGTGCGGCACCGAGATCAGTGTCTGCGACCAGCCGCTGAAGTGGGAGATGGTCCATTTCGACACCCAGCTCGTCGGCGGCATCGCCCTGCACCGCGGGATGATCGCGGAAATGATGACGGGTGAAGGCAAGACCCTCGTCGCCACCCTGCCTGTTTACCTGAACGCCCTCACCGGTCTCGGCGTCCACGTCATCACGGTCAATGACTACCTCGCCCGCCGCGACTCGGATTGGATGGGCGCGTTGTTCAGATACCTCGGCCTCACCATCGGCTGTATCCAGAACCAGATGCCGCCTTGGGATCGCCGCGAGCACTACGGCTGCGACATCACCTACGGCACGAACTCCGAGTTCGGCTTCGACTACCTTCGCGACAATGGCATGGCGTCCACCAAGGACGAGCAGGTCCAGCACAGCCACTACTTCGCGATCATCGACGAAGTGGACTCGATCCTCATCGACGAAGCTCGGACGCCGCTGATCATTTCCGGCCCCTCTTCCGTCTCCAGCCACCAGTTCGACAAGTACAAACCACTGGTCGAGCAAATCGTCCGGGCCCAGACGGTGCTTTGCAACGACCTCATGACCGAGGCGAAGAAGGCCCAGGAAGCGGGCGATCTGGAGACCGCCGGCCGCGCGCTCTTCAAGGTGAAGCTCGGCCAGCCGCGCAACCGCCAGCTCATGCGCATGATGCAGGAGCCGGACATGCGCCGCCTGATCGAGAAGACCGAACTCTCCTTCTACCAGGACGCGCAGAAGAAGGAACTCTTCGCGCTCAAGGAAGAGCTGTATTTCACCATCGACGAGAAGAGCCACGACTCCGACCTGATGGAAAAGGGCCGCGACTACCTCTCGCCGGACGATCCGGAGGCCTTCGTGCTTCCCGACATCGGCACGCTCTTCGCCGACATCGAGACCGATGCCTCGCTCACCGATGAAGACCGCGTCGCCCGCAAGGAAGCAGCCCAGCAGAAGCTCGATTCTCAGGCGGAGAAGATGCACAACATCTCCCAGCTCCTGAAGGCCTACTGCGTCTATGAAAAGGACGTCCAGTACGTGGTCGAGGAAGGCAAGGTCGTCATCGTCGATGAAAACACCGGCCGTAAGATGGCCGGCCGCCGTTGGTCGGATGGCCTCCACCAGGCCGTCGAAGCCAAGGAAGGCGTCGCCATCGAAAAGGAGACCCAGACCTTCGCCACGATCACGATCCAGAATTACTTCCGCCTTTACGAAAAGCTCGCCGGCATGACCGGCACCGCGGAAACCGAAGCGGCCGAGTTCTCCGACATCTACAAGCTCGACGTGCTGCCGATCCCGGCCAACCGCCCGAACCAGCGCAAGGACGAGAACGACCAGGTCTTCAAGACCCGCCGCGAGAAATACAACGCCGTCATCAAGAAGATCGAGGACGCCCACGCCAAGGGCCAGCCAGTGCTTGTCGGCACCGCCTCGGTCGATGCCTCGGAAACGGTGTCGCGCATGCTCAAGCGCAGCAAGATCCCGCACACCGTGTTGAACGCGAAGTTCCACATGCAGGAGGCGGAGATCATCGCCAATGCCGGCCAGCGCGGCGCGGTGACCATTTCCACCAACATGGCGGGCCGCGGGACGGACATCAAACTCGGCGAAGGAGTCGCCGATCTCGGCGGCCTGTTTGTCATGGGCACCGAGCGCTACGAATCGCGCCGCGTCGACCGCCAGCTCCGCGGCCGCTGCGCCCGTCAGGGTGACCCGGGCCTCAGCCAGTTCTACATCTCGTTCGAAGACGACCTGATGCGCAACTTCGCCGCCGCCGACCGGATGACCTCCATGATGGAGCGTTTCGGCATGCAGGAAGGCGAGGCCCTCGAGCACTCATGGCTGAACAAGTCGGTGGAAACCGCCCAGAAGCGCGTCGAGCAGCGCAACTACACGTGGCGCAAGCGCGTCCTCGAGTTCGACGACGTGATGAACAAGCAGCGCGAGGTCGTTTACGGCTATCGCAACGAGGTGCTCGGCACCGAGGAGCCCCGCGATCTGGTCAATGAGATCATCGAAAAGGTCATCCCGCAGAAGGTGGAGAGCTTCCTCGCCGATCGCGACGATGCGAACCCCGACTACAACGAGCTGCTGCACTGGGTGAACACCACCCTGCCGATCCCCTTTACCGCCGAGGATCTGGAGGCTACCGCCAAGACCGCCGAAGACATCTCGAACACCCTGGTTGCCCGCGTCAAGGAAGCCTACTCCCACCGCGTGGATGGGCTCCCGCCCGAGATCCTCGATATGGAAGAGCGCCGCATGATGCTCGCGGCGATCGACCGCCAGTGGCAGGCCCACCTTTACAATATGGACGCCCTCCGCGAAGGCGTTCACCTGCGTGCCCAGGGCCAGAAGGATCCGCTCGTCGAATACAAGGTGGAAGCCTACGAGCTGTTCTCGCTGCTCATGGCGAACATCGAGCAAGAGGCGCTGCAAAACCTCTTCCGCTCCGCCGGCAATCTGGAAGCCATCCTTCGCCAACTCCACGGCATGCCGCAGGAGCTTCATGGTGGCGAGGAGTCCAGCTCCCGCGGCCCTGGCCCGGCATTGCTTCAGGAAAGCGACACCGGCGAGATCAAGATCAACCTGCCCAAGCGCCGCCCGCCGAGCTTCAACATCGGCGGCACCCCCGACAGCGAGCCGAACCGCAATGCCCCCTGCCCCTGCGGCTCCGGCAAGAAGTTCAAGCAGTGCTGCGGCAAGGAAGCCTGA
- a CDS encoding SDR family oxidoreductase gives MQTAAYFKDLFGLEGQTAVVIGGTGELCGCMAQGLARAGAEVVLVGRIREKAERNLAEIEEFGGKGYFMPADVTSRESLQELVHHVVERSGKVDILINGAGINSPTPFLDIQEEEFQRIMDTNVTAVFRACQVFGKYFIDEGIPASIINLGSMSALVPLSRVFTYSASKAAVHNLSKNLAREWAEYSIRVNTLVPGFFPAEQNRKVLDESRVLDILRQTPMSRFGSPDDLIGATLLLASNKAGAFITGTEMVVDGGFNAMKI, from the coding sequence ATGCAAACCGCCGCCTATTTCAAAGACCTGTTCGGCCTCGAGGGACAAACCGCCGTCGTCATCGGGGGCACCGGAGAGCTTTGCGGCTGCATGGCGCAGGGTCTGGCCCGCGCTGGCGCAGAGGTCGTGCTGGTCGGCCGCATCCGCGAAAAGGCCGAGCGCAACCTCGCCGAGATCGAGGAATTCGGCGGCAAGGGCTACTTCATGCCGGCCGACGTGACCTCGCGCGAGTCGCTGCAAGAGCTCGTCCACCACGTCGTCGAGCGCTCCGGCAAGGTCGATATCCTGATCAACGGCGCTGGCATCAATTCCCCCACCCCGTTCTTGGACATCCAGGAAGAGGAATTCCAGCGGATCATGGACACCAACGTGACCGCCGTCTTCCGCGCCTGCCAGGTGTTCGGGAAATACTTCATCGACGAGGGCATCCCGGCCTCGATCATCAATCTCGGCTCGATGTCCGCCCTCGTGCCGCTTTCCCGGGTCTTCACCTACTCCGCCAGCAAGGCGGCGGTGCACAATCTTTCCAAGAACCTCGCCCGCGAGTGGGCCGAGTATTCGATCCGGGTCAATACCCTGGTCCCCGGCTTCTTCCCGGCCGAGCAGAACCGCAAGGTGCTGGATGAAAGCCGCGTGCTCGACATCCTCCGCCAGACCCCGATGAGCCGCTTCGGCTCGCCCGACGACCTGATCGGCGCGACCCTGCTGCTCGCCTCGAACAAGGCCGGTGCCTTCATCACCGGCACGGAAATGGTGGTCGACGGCGGCTTCAATGCGATGAAGATCTGA
- a CDS encoding PIN domain-containing protein, whose amino-acid sequence MRRYLADTNVLSEVLKKRPNSAVVNRLRTLSPASIFASEITRMELRFGAALHPQAETLWESIETSILPLATWLEFDREASTSTADLLAEMRKAGTPIGPWDTCLAGTALARGLVVVTRNVAHFNRIPKLRVENWFEE is encoded by the coding sequence ATGAGACGGTATCTCGCGGACACCAATGTTCTGAGTGAGGTGCTCAAGAAACGGCCGAATTCGGCGGTTGTGAATCGCCTACGAACCCTTTCTCCTGCCTCGATCTTTGCGAGCGAGATTACCCGCATGGAGTTGAGGTTCGGCGCAGCCCTTCATCCCCAGGCTGAAACCCTATGGGAATCGATCGAAACCTCCATCTTGCCACTCGCCACGTGGCTGGAATTTGACCGTGAGGCTTCGACCTCGACCGCTGACCTGTTAGCCGAAATGCGGAAGGCGGGGACACCCATCGGCCCCTGGGACACCTGCCTCGCCGGTACCGCACTGGCCCGGGGGCTGGTCGTAGTGACTCGCAACGTCGCCCACTTCAACCGCATTCCCAAGCTGCGGGTGGAAAACTGGTTCGAGGAATGA